In Achromobacter spanius, the following proteins share a genomic window:
- a CDS encoding ABC transporter ATP-binding protein, which produces MASITVDGIAKTFGGQQVLRNLSLHIPDGAFYTLLGPSGCGKTTLLRCIAGFYAPDGGRLLFDQDDVTHVSAHRRDIGMVFQDYALFPDKSAFDNVAYGLRARGVARAETTRRANEALDKVGLLSLADRYPAQMSGGQRQRVALARALVIRPRVLLMDEPLSNLDAKMRLQMRDVILDLVREAGITTVFVTHDQEEALAMSDRIAIMDHGNIAQLGTPEELYGTPVNAYVADFIGSANVIPVPAQTGLAGAPEGHVRYELCGLRFDGVQGSAQLDASGVLIARPEELALMAPAPYVPNTLPGKVLRRQYLGFKTAYRIALDNGTEIRVELHAGNMVAQFQPGQAVQVLIPADSRVVNA; this is translated from the coding sequence ATGGCATCGATCACGGTAGACGGCATCGCCAAGACTTTTGGCGGACAGCAGGTGTTGCGCAATTTGTCGCTGCACATTCCCGACGGCGCGTTCTACACGCTGCTGGGTCCCAGCGGCTGCGGCAAGACCACCTTGCTACGCTGTATAGCAGGCTTTTACGCGCCCGACGGCGGCCGGCTCCTGTTCGACCAGGACGACGTCACCCATGTTTCCGCGCACCGCCGCGACATCGGCATGGTGTTCCAGGACTATGCGCTGTTCCCCGACAAGAGCGCCTTCGACAACGTGGCCTATGGCCTGCGTGCGCGCGGCGTGGCTCGCGCAGAAACCACGCGGCGCGCCAACGAAGCGCTGGACAAGGTCGGGCTGCTCTCATTGGCCGACCGCTACCCCGCCCAGATGAGCGGCGGCCAACGCCAGCGCGTGGCCTTGGCCCGCGCGCTGGTGATTCGGCCGCGCGTGCTGCTGATGGATGAACCGCTCTCCAACCTGGACGCCAAGATGCGCTTGCAGATGCGCGACGTCATTCTGGATCTGGTGCGCGAGGCCGGCATCACGACCGTCTTCGTCACGCACGACCAGGAAGAAGCGCTGGCGATGTCGGACCGCATCGCGATCATGGACCACGGCAATATCGCGCAACTGGGCACGCCCGAGGAACTCTACGGCACGCCGGTCAACGCCTACGTGGCGGACTTCATCGGTTCGGCCAACGTGATCCCGGTGCCGGCGCAGACCGGCCTGGCGGGCGCGCCGGAAGGACACGTGCGCTACGAATTGTGTGGCCTGCGTTTTGACGGCGTACAGGGCAGCGCGCAACTGGACGCCAGCGGCGTGTTGATTGCCCGCCCGGAAGAGCTGGCGCTGATGGCGCCCGCGCCCTACGTTCCCAACACCCTGCCCGGCAAGGTGCTGCGCCGCCAGTACCTGGGCTTCAAGACCGCGTACCGCATCGCGCTGGACAACGGCACTGAGATCCGCGTCGAGCTGCACGCCGGCAATATGGTGGCGCAGTTCCAGCCCGGGCAAGCCGTGCAGGTGCTGATCCCCGCCGACAGCCGCGTCGTGAACGCCTGA
- a CDS encoding ABC transporter permease: MKIKWWPWGILTAICLVLLLFFVLYPLGVLFGNSVTGQDGGFSLEGFKALLADSQYLEAFGNTLILGLAVTTCTVLVGVPFAYLVARYDFPLKNLVAILPVLTIVIPEIIVGQSWLLLLGNNGLLTNLLGDVGISLPSFYGWTGMVFSMTLVYYTYIYLGVLAALRGFDGQLEEAGLSLGTPPLLTRLRVLVPVLLPAVLVNALVVFTLVVGNFALAMLLGSRVPLLSVMTYNTFVSEMGGSPTLQSAMSVVSIAIVAIVLFIQKRVVERKVYTMTQGRAPAAVRVRSWTAVLYAGGVGLVILVSMLPLIIVFIAAFTKTSGPVMQWGQWSLASMQRAVHGAPEPILNSLKFASLATMLGVAFAVLVSYLTIKKRNAFTQVLDYIVVLPLTISGTVLGIALVQTFNTGWLVLAGTSGIMVLCYTVRRLPFAVRNASSVLFNIPDSIEEASISLGVSPLMTFFKVILPAMKASIISAAILMWLTTISELSASIVAYSGGLETMPIAIFRQVDGGRLGMASAYGAALVTVIVLPIIVSVKTFRIKLFSGK, encoded by the coding sequence ATGAAAATCAAATGGTGGCCCTGGGGCATCCTGACCGCAATCTGCCTGGTCCTGCTGCTGTTCTTCGTGCTGTATCCGCTGGGCGTGCTGTTCGGCAACAGCGTCACGGGCCAGGACGGTGGCTTTTCCCTGGAAGGCTTCAAGGCCTTGCTGGCCGATTCCCAATACCTGGAGGCCTTCGGCAACACGCTCATCCTGGGCCTGGCGGTGACCACCTGCACCGTGCTGGTGGGCGTGCCGTTCGCCTATCTGGTGGCGCGCTACGACTTCCCCTTGAAGAACCTGGTGGCGATACTGCCGGTACTGACCATCGTGATTCCGGAAATCATCGTGGGCCAGTCCTGGCTGCTGCTGTTGGGCAACAACGGCCTGTTGACCAACCTGCTGGGCGACGTGGGCATCTCGCTGCCGTCCTTCTACGGCTGGACGGGCATGGTGTTTTCCATGACGCTCGTCTACTACACCTACATTTATCTTGGCGTGCTGGCCGCGCTGCGCGGCTTTGATGGCCAGTTGGAAGAAGCCGGACTCAGCCTGGGCACGCCGCCCTTGCTGACCCGCTTGCGCGTGCTGGTGCCGGTGCTGCTGCCGGCGGTGCTGGTGAACGCGCTGGTGGTGTTCACGCTGGTGGTCGGCAACTTTGCGCTGGCGATGCTGCTGGGCAGCCGCGTGCCGCTGCTGTCGGTCATGACGTACAACACCTTCGTCAGCGAAATGGGCGGCAGCCCCACGCTGCAAAGCGCCATGTCGGTGGTGTCGATCGCCATCGTCGCCATCGTGCTGTTCATTCAGAAGCGCGTTGTGGAACGCAAGGTCTACACGATGACGCAAGGCCGCGCCCCGGCCGCGGTGCGGGTGCGTTCGTGGACGGCGGTGTTGTATGCGGGTGGCGTGGGGCTGGTGATCCTGGTGTCGATGCTGCCGCTCATCATCGTCTTCATCGCCGCCTTCACCAAGACCAGCGGGCCCGTCATGCAATGGGGCCAGTGGTCGCTGGCCAGCATGCAACGCGCCGTGCATGGCGCGCCCGAACCCATTTTGAATTCACTGAAGTTCGCCTCGTTGGCCACCATGCTGGGCGTGGCCTTCGCGGTGCTGGTCAGTTATCTGACCATCAAGAAGCGCAACGCGTTCACGCAGGTGCTGGACTACATCGTCGTGCTGCCGCTGACCATTTCCGGCACGGTGCTGGGCATTGCGCTGGTGCAGACCTTCAACACGGGCTGGCTGGTGCTGGCGGGAACCTCCGGGATCATGGTGCTGTGCTACACGGTGCGCCGCCTGCCCTTCGCGGTGCGCAATGCATCGTCGGTGCTATTCAACATTCCGGACTCGATCGAGGAAGCGTCGATCAGCCTGGGCGTGTCGCCCCTGATGACGTTTTTCAAGGTGATCCTGCCCGCCATGAAGGCGTCGATCATCTCGGCCGCGATCCTGATGTGGCTGACGACGATATCCGAGCTGTCGGCCTCCATCGTGGCCTACAGCGGCGGCCTGGAAACCATGCCCATCGCCATCTTCCGTCAGGTTGACGGCGGCAGGCTGGGCATGGCGTCGGCCTATGGCGCGGCGCTGGTCACGGTGATCGTGCTGCCCATCATCGTGTCGGTCAAGACGTTCCGCATCAAGCTGTTCTCCGGCAAATAA
- a CDS encoding ABC transporter substrate-binding protein, whose translation MQLKHLIQTSVLAASLAAGAAHAQNVVLYSSNNTETIETALDAVKKANPKLNVQPVTGGTGTMMKRIEAESQNPRGDLFWSGGFGTLGAYRQQLQPYRPADLDKIPAEFRGPDDLWVGTNVHVMVMMVNERQLKGLPAPATWSDLMQPQWKNKFAITDPSKSGTAYMLVYGLYKQFGQAGLDKIAANAVVTASSGTTYKGVAAGEYAVGMTLEYAAQEYVAGGQKEIKLVYPTEGSYLAPEGMFIIKGAKNLDAAKALYDGLLSKESQEAQLVKNFRRPTRTDVAVASLTTLPDLKTIKIFPVSQEAAATDYESVVAAWNQAVAKAK comes from the coding sequence ATGCAACTCAAGCACCTGATCCAGACCAGCGTTTTGGCCGCCTCCCTGGCCGCCGGCGCCGCGCACGCGCAAAACGTCGTGCTCTATTCGTCGAACAACACGGAAACCATCGAGACCGCGCTGGATGCCGTGAAGAAGGCGAACCCCAAGCTGAACGTGCAGCCCGTCACGGGCGGCACCGGCACGATGATGAAGCGCATCGAGGCCGAATCGCAGAATCCGCGCGGTGATCTTTTCTGGAGCGGCGGCTTTGGGACGCTGGGCGCCTACCGCCAGCAATTGCAGCCCTATCGCCCCGCCGACCTGGACAAGATTCCCGCCGAATTCCGTGGCCCCGACGACCTGTGGGTGGGCACGAACGTGCACGTGATGGTGATGATGGTCAACGAACGCCAGTTGAAGGGCCTGCCCGCGCCCGCCACCTGGTCGGACCTGATGCAGCCCCAATGGAAGAACAAGTTCGCCATTACCGATCCGTCCAAGAGCGGCACGGCGTACATGCTGGTGTACGGCCTGTACAAGCAATTCGGACAGGCCGGCCTGGACAAGATCGCGGCCAACGCCGTGGTCACCGCGTCGTCGGGCACCACCTACAAGGGCGTGGCCGCGGGGGAGTACGCCGTGGGCATGACGCTGGAATACGCCGCGCAGGAATATGTGGCCGGCGGGCAAAAGGAAATCAAGCTCGTCTATCCGACCGAAGGCAGCTACCTGGCGCCGGAAGGCATGTTCATCATCAAGGGCGCCAAGAACCTGGACGCGGCAAAAGCCCTGTACGACGGCCTCTTGAGCAAGGAATCGCAGGAAGCGCAGTTGGTGAAGAACTTTCGCCGGCCCACGCGCACCGACGTGGCCGTGGCCAGCCTGACCACCCTGCCCGACCTGAAGACCATCAAGATCTTCCCCGTCAGCCAGGAAGCGGCCGCCACCGACTATGAATCGGTGGTGGCGGCCTGGAACCAGGCGGTGGCCAAGGCGAAGTAA
- a CDS encoding ABC transporter ATP-binding protein, which yields MDSKNSIEVKGLGKRVADAGGTLSILEGIDFTVQAGSAVAITGSSGSGKSTLLGLLAGLDVPSVGSVHLAGQDLFALDEDGRARLRANHVGFVFQSFQLLPNLTALENVMLPLELAGQSAREAAQAMLERVGLGARLHHYPRTLSGGEQQRVSLARAFVVQPDLLFADEPTGSLDAATGVTVIDLMFDLHREHGTTLVLVTHDPQLAARCGRQLVLAAGRMVQGD from the coding sequence ATGGATAGCAAGAATTCGATCGAGGTGAAAGGGCTGGGCAAGCGGGTAGCCGATGCCGGCGGGACGCTGTCTATCCTGGAAGGAATTGATTTTACGGTGCAGGCCGGCAGCGCCGTCGCCATCACCGGAAGCTCCGGTTCGGGCAAGTCCACGTTGTTGGGACTATTGGCCGGGCTGGATGTTCCCAGCGTGGGCAGCGTGCATCTGGCCGGGCAGGACCTGTTCGCCCTGGATGAAGACGGCCGCGCGCGCTTGCGCGCCAATCATGTGGGCTTCGTGTTCCAGTCGTTTCAGTTGCTGCCCAACCTGACGGCGCTGGAAAACGTGATGCTGCCGCTGGAACTGGCCGGGCAATCCGCGCGCGAGGCCGCGCAGGCCATGCTTGAGCGCGTGGGACTGGGTGCGCGCCTGCATCATTACCCCCGCACCTTGTCGGGCGGCGAGCAGCAGCGGGTGTCGCTGGCGCGCGCCTTTGTGGTGCAGCCCGACCTGTTGTTCGCCGATGAGCCCACCGGCAGCCTGGATGCCGCCACCGGCGTCACCGTCATCGACCTGATGTTCGACCTGCACCGCGAGCACGGCACCACGCTGGTGCTGGTGACCCACGATCCGCAGTTGGCGGCCCGATGCGGCCGTCAGCTTGTGCTGGCCGCGGGCCGGATGGTGCAGGGCGACTGA
- a CDS encoding arylesterase: MRLFSLLHLTSALAIAVVALPAHAQTAPTAEGSASRTLLVVGDSLSAEYGIKRGTGWVPLLSARVSEQYPKYQVVNASISGDTTSGGIARLPALLRQHAPAVVVLELGANDALRGLPLSMTEQNLRAMTQAAKQAKAEVLIVGMQIPPNYGRDYSQRFAQLFSTVAKDEKARLVPFLMEGIATNRAMFQADGIHPNEDAQPQLLDNVWPTLRPLLN; encoded by the coding sequence ATGCGCCTATTTTCCCTTCTGCATCTAACGTCCGCCTTGGCGATTGCCGTCGTGGCCCTTCCCGCCCACGCTCAGACCGCCCCGACGGCCGAGGGTTCCGCATCGCGCACCTTGCTGGTGGTGGGCGACAGCCTGTCCGCCGAATACGGCATCAAGCGCGGCACGGGTTGGGTGCCCTTGCTGTCCGCTCGGGTTTCCGAACAATACCCCAAGTACCAGGTCGTCAATGCCAGCATCAGCGGCGACACCACCAGCGGCGGCATAGCGCGCCTGCCGGCGCTGCTGCGCCAGCACGCACCCGCCGTGGTCGTGCTGGAACTGGGCGCCAATGATGCATTGCGCGGCTTGCCATTGTCGATGACCGAGCAAAACCTGCGCGCCATGACGCAGGCCGCCAAGCAGGCCAAGGCGGAAGTGCTGATCGTGGGCATGCAGATTCCGCCCAACTATGGCCGCGATTACTCGCAGCGCTTCGCCCAACTGTTTTCCACGGTCGCCAAAGACGAAAAAGCCCGGCTCGTGCCCTTCCTGATGGAAGGTATTGCAACGAACCGGGCGATGTTCCAGGCTGACGGCATCCATCCTAACGAGGATGCCCAGCCCCAACTGCTGGACAACGTATGGCCGACGCTGCGGCCATTGCTGAACTAG
- a CDS encoding SurA N-terminal domain-containing protein, with protein MFELIRSHRRWMQLILLLLIVPSFFLVGIQGYDSFMRQEPELATVAGQPISRAEFDQAHRDQLAQIQQRQGARFDPAVVDTPALRENLLNQLINQRLLANVAVDNRFTVSDETLRNTIAAIPQFQDNGRFSPERYRQVLVAQGMSPTSFEAGLRRDLAVGRVLDPVGGSAGAPAEVVASLETALTQQRTVQLRRFAAEDYRSQVTVSPADIQSWYDANKQQLQIPEQVQVQYLVLDEAAATQGIQVKDEDLASYYEQNKNRFGQPERRRASHIMIELAPGASEEARKAARAKAEDLAKQAAADPAKFAELATKNSQDSGSAAKGGDLGWLAPGMLTGPLEKAIFSQAKDQVSGVVESPSGLHIIKVTEIQPAAIKPLAEVKDQITGEVRKQLAAVHFSEMASQLNKQVYDQRDSLQPAADAVGLKLRTASGVTREGLLPADKAGPGSAADSPDAELLDNPRVRQILFSPDVLREKQNSGVIELSPAVMMAVRVANLEPAHVPPLDKVSDSIRSRLIQERSAEAAKKAGEAALAADKANPSAAPEGFAPAVVVSRQDPKDLPQPVVDAAMRLPSTPLPGYVGVQSGDDYTLVRLEKVEAGTVDEAAKARLAQQLSGGLGQAEIEAMLKMLREQYKVQVLPGAADVIRGDQPQAEG; from the coding sequence ATGTTCGAATTAATTCGCAGCCATCGGCGCTGGATGCAGCTCATCCTGCTGCTTCTGATTGTGCCGTCCTTCTTCCTCGTCGGAATTCAAGGCTATGACAGCTTCATGCGCCAAGAGCCTGAGTTGGCGACGGTCGCCGGCCAGCCGATTTCGCGCGCCGAGTTTGATCAGGCGCATCGCGACCAACTGGCGCAGATACAGCAACGCCAGGGCGCTCGCTTCGACCCCGCCGTCGTTGACACGCCCGCCTTGCGCGAAAACCTGCTGAACCAGCTGATCAACCAACGACTGCTGGCCAACGTTGCCGTCGACAACCGCTTCACGGTGTCCGACGAAACGCTGCGCAACACCATCGCCGCCATTCCCCAGTTCCAGGACAACGGCCGCTTCTCGCCCGAACGCTATCGCCAGGTGCTGGTGGCGCAAGGCATGTCGCCGACCTCGTTTGAAGCTGGCTTGCGCCGTGACCTGGCCGTTGGCCGCGTGCTGGACCCCGTGGGCGGTTCCGCCGGCGCGCCCGCCGAAGTCGTCGCCTCGCTGGAAACGGCGTTGACGCAGCAGCGCACCGTGCAACTGCGCCGTTTCGCGGCTGAAGACTATCGCTCGCAAGTGACCGTGTCGCCCGCCGACATCCAGTCCTGGTACGACGCCAACAAGCAGCAACTGCAGATTCCCGAACAGGTTCAAGTGCAATACCTGGTGCTGGATGAAGCCGCCGCCACGCAGGGCATCCAGGTCAAGGACGAAGACCTGGCGTCCTACTACGAGCAAAACAAGAACCGCTTTGGTCAACCCGAGCGCCGCCGCGCCAGCCACATCATGATTGAATTGGCCCCTGGCGCGTCGGAAGAGGCCCGCAAGGCCGCTCGCGCCAAGGCCGAAGACCTGGCCAAGCAGGCGGCTGCCGACCCGGCCAAGTTCGCCGAACTGGCCACCAAGAATTCGCAAGACTCGGGTTCGGCCGCCAAGGGCGGTGATCTGGGCTGGCTGGCGCCGGGCATGTTGACCGGTCCGCTGGAAAAGGCCATCTTCAGCCAAGCCAAGGACCAGGTGTCGGGTGTTGTCGAAAGCCCGTCGGGCCTGCACATCATCAAGGTCACCGAGATCCAGCCCGCTGCCATCAAGCCGCTGGCCGAGGTCAAGGACCAGATCACCGGCGAAGTGCGCAAGCAGCTTGCCGCCGTGCATTTCTCGGAAATGGCCAGCCAGTTGAACAAGCAGGTCTATGACCAGCGCGACAGCCTGCAACCCGCCGCGGATGCCGTGGGCCTGAAGCTGCGTACCGCCTCGGGCGTGACCCGCGAAGGTCTCTTGCCCGCCGACAAGGCAGGCCCGGGTTCCGCCGCCGACAGCCCCGACGCCGAACTGCTGGACAACCCGCGCGTGCGCCAGATTCTGTTCTCGCCCGACGTGCTGCGCGAAAAGCAGAACTCCGGCGTCATTGAGCTGTCGCCCGCCGTCATGATGGCCGTGCGCGTCGCCAATCTGGAACCGGCCCATGTGCCGCCCCTGGACAAGGTCAGCGATTCGATTCGTTCGCGCTTGATCCAAGAGCGTTCTGCAGAAGCCGCCAAGAAGGCCGGCGAAGCGGCGCTGGCGGCCGACAAGGCCAACCCGTCCGCCGCACCGGAAGGCTTCGCGCCCGCCGTGGTGGTCTCGCGCCAGGACCCCAAGGATCTGCCGCAACCCGTCGTGGACGCCGCGATGCGCCTGCCTTCGACGCCGTTGCCGGGCTATGTCGGTGTTCAGTCGGGTGACGACTACACGCTGGTTCGCCTGGAAAAGGTTGAAGCCGGTACGGTTGACGAGGCTGCCAAGGCCCGCCTGGCGCAGCAGTTGTCGGGCGGCCTGGGTCAGGCCGAAATCGAAGCAATGCTGAAGATGCTGCGTGAACAGTACAAGGTGCAAGTACTGCCCGGCGCCGCTGACGTCATTCGCGGCGATCAGCCGCAGGCAGAGGGCTGA
- the ugpQ gene encoding glycerophosphodiester phosphodiesterase, whose product MTAELPSWPYSRYIAHRGGGRLAPENTLAAMRVGAAHGFTMFEYDVKLSRDNVLVLMHDDNVDRTSNGTGPAAAKPYAELAQLDFGAWHSAAYAGEPLPTLAAVARYTVANHIASNVEIKPCPGREAETGAAVALACKQLWQDAGTPPLLSSFAEEALQAALEAAPELPRALLVEKVPADWCERLAKYKCVALNINQQDATRELIDAVHAAGYRIAAWTVNDPERARLLLDWGIDGIFTDELAAIRPAA is encoded by the coding sequence ATGACCGCAGAACTCCCCTCCTGGCCCTATTCCCGTTACATCGCGCACCGCGGCGGCGGTCGATTGGCGCCGGAGAACACCTTGGCCGCCATGCGCGTGGGCGCCGCGCACGGGTTCACGATGTTCGAATACGACGTGAAACTCAGCCGCGACAACGTGCTGGTGCTGATGCACGACGACAACGTCGACCGCACCTCCAACGGCACGGGCCCGGCGGCCGCCAAGCCCTACGCGGAACTGGCGCAACTGGACTTCGGGGCCTGGCACTCGGCCGCTTACGCCGGTGAACCGCTGCCCACCCTGGCCGCCGTGGCCCGTTACACGGTTGCCAACCACATCGCCAGCAACGTCGAGATCAAGCCCTGCCCCGGCCGCGAAGCCGAAACCGGCGCCGCCGTGGCGCTGGCCTGCAAGCAACTGTGGCAAGACGCCGGCACGCCTCCACTGCTGTCCTCATTTGCCGAAGAAGCCCTGCAAGCGGCGCTGGAAGCCGCCCCCGAATTGCCGCGCGCCCTGCTGGTGGAAAAGGTACCCGCCGACTGGTGCGAACGCCTTGCCAAGTACAAGTGCGTGGCGCTAAACATCAACCAACAAGACGCAACCCGCGAACTGATCGATGCCGTGCATGCCGCCGGCTATCGGATCGCGGCCTGGACCGTCAATGACCCCGAACGCGCCCGCTTGCTGCTGGACTGGGGCATCGACGGCATTTTCACCGACGAGCTGGCCGCCATCCGGCCCGCCGCCTGA
- a CDS encoding 23S rRNA (adenine(2030)-N(6))-methyltransferase RlmJ, which translates to MFSYRHAFHAGNHADVLKHAILVHTLDYFNKKDAPYWVVDTHAGAGLYNLESDWANKTSEFEGGIGRLWDAKDLPPLLADYVARIRDYNTNGRLKRYPGSPWLALDVMRPSDRLRLFEMHPTEIDTLVVNLEHQGRTAQRQTTIYGDDGFEGVKALLPPPTRRGMVLIDPSYEDKHDYRRTLITVKECVKRFATGTIAIWYPLVQRREASEMARHFENLKVKSWLHATLTVKKATIDGYGLHGSGMFLINPPWTLHEGLKQAMPYLARELGEDERAGFTLQYRENPFPVPKKQSDD; encoded by the coding sequence GTGTTCAGTTACCGCCACGCCTTCCACGCCGGCAATCACGCCGACGTGCTCAAGCACGCCATCCTGGTCCACACCCTGGACTACTTCAACAAAAAAGACGCGCCCTATTGGGTCGTGGACACCCACGCCGGCGCCGGCCTCTACAACCTGGAGAGCGACTGGGCAAACAAGACGTCCGAATTCGAGGGCGGCATCGGCCGCCTGTGGGACGCCAAGGATCTGCCCCCGCTGTTGGCCGACTACGTTGCACGCATCCGCGACTACAACACCAATGGCCGCCTGAAGCGCTATCCCGGTTCGCCGTGGCTGGCGCTGGACGTGATGCGCCCGTCCGACCGCCTGCGCCTGTTCGAAATGCACCCGACCGAGATCGACACCCTGGTCGTCAACCTGGAACACCAGGGCCGCACGGCGCAGCGCCAGACCACTATCTACGGCGACGACGGCTTCGAGGGCGTGAAGGCCCTGCTGCCGCCGCCCACGCGCCGGGGCATGGTGCTGATCGACCCGTCGTACGAAGACAAGCACGACTATCGCCGCACGCTGATTACCGTCAAGGAATGCGTGAAGCGCTTCGCCACCGGCACCATCGCCATCTGGTACCCGCTGGTACAACGCCGCGAGGCCAGCGAAATGGCGCGCCATTTTGAAAACTTGAAGGTCAAGAGCTGGCTGCACGCCACGCTGACCGTCAAGAAGGCTACCATCGACGGCTACGGCCTGCACGGCAGCGGCATGTTCCTGATCAACCCGCCGTGGACCCTGCACGAAGGCTTGAAGCAAGCCATGCCCTACCTCGCCCGCGAACTGGGCGAGGACGAACGCGCCGGCTTCACTCTGCAATACCGCGAAAACCCATTCCCGGTGCCGAAGAAGCAGTCGGACGACTAA
- a CDS encoding DUF6036 family nucleotidyltransferase, giving the protein MNAPASRLKFHTDTDLAKGLKALFVELQARLELRDKPIKATIAGGIAVHLYTAQRVTMDVDAEFGARLYLPQDLGIEVPGPGGRPLWLHFDAQYNSTFALMHEDYLDDAVRVPLGVDYFDIYILSPVDLAVSKISRLSANDRGDIAALVEHGLTTAAAIEARARDALPGFVGNVRPLEMNIADAVEIARQAEKRRSTA; this is encoded by the coding sequence TTGAACGCGCCCGCGTCCCGCTTGAAATTCCATACGGATACTGATCTTGCCAAGGGTCTTAAAGCTCTTTTTGTCGAGCTTCAGGCGCGATTGGAACTGCGGGACAAGCCGATCAAGGCCACGATTGCCGGCGGCATTGCCGTGCATCTATACACCGCGCAACGGGTCACGATGGACGTCGATGCCGAATTCGGCGCGCGCCTTTATCTGCCCCAGGATCTGGGCATTGAGGTGCCGGGCCCGGGGGGGCGTCCTCTGTGGTTGCACTTCGACGCGCAATACAACTCAACCTTTGCCCTCATGCACGAGGACTACCTGGATGATGCGGTACGGGTTCCGCTTGGCGTCGATTATTTCGACATCTACATTCTGTCCCCGGTTGACCTGGCAGTCAGCAAGATATCGCGGCTTTCTGCCAATGATCGGGGCGATATCGCTGCGCTTGTCGAGCACGGCTTGACGACGGCTGCCGCCATCGAAGCGCGCGCGCGCGACGCCTTGCCCGGTTTTGTGGGCAACGTTCGTCCACTGGAAATGAATATTGCGGACGCCGTCGAGATCGCCCGTCAGGCGGAAAAGCGGCGCTCAACCGCTTAG
- a CDS encoding dihydrolipoyl dehydrogenase: MKTLHTDIAVIGAGTAGLAAYRAAKAAGKRALIIEGGPYGTTCARVGCMPSKLLIAAAEAAHNAAHTEAFGVHVGGDISVDGVEVMDRVKRERDRFVGFVLEGVENIPAEDKLRGYARFISDTVLRVDEHTEVHASRVVIATGSRPSVPPPFRALGDRLVVNDDVFAWDDLPRRVAVFGPGVIGLELGQALARLGVEVRVFGVSGSLGGISDPQVRHSARKIFQREFYLDPDARVLETTRVGDEVEVRYITLDNSERIERFDYALVATGRRANVDGLGLENTSLELNVHGVPVFDRETMQAGDSAIFIAGDANADAPLLHEAADEGRIAGENAARFPELRKGLRRAPLAVVFSDPQIALAGQGYGRLIPGTFVVGEVDFSDQGRSRVMLKNKGMLHVYADIASGRFLGAEMVGPSAEHIGHLLAWAVQQELTVARMLEMPFYHPVIEEGLRTALRDAAAKLAAARESLRNETSEKETV, from the coding sequence ATGAAAACTCTGCATACCGATATCGCTGTCATCGGCGCCGGCACTGCCGGTCTGGCCGCTTATCGCGCCGCGAAAGCCGCGGGCAAGCGCGCTCTGATTATTGAAGGCGGCCCCTATGGCACCACTTGCGCCCGTGTTGGCTGCATGCCGTCCAAGCTGCTGATCGCCGCCGCCGAAGCCGCCCACAACGCGGCGCATACCGAAGCCTTCGGCGTACACGTCGGGGGCGATATCTCGGTGGATGGCGTCGAGGTGATGGACCGCGTCAAGCGCGAACGCGACCGCTTCGTGGGCTTCGTGCTTGAAGGCGTCGAGAATATTCCCGCTGAAGACAAGCTGCGCGGCTATGCGCGCTTTATCTCGGATACGGTGTTGCGGGTGGACGAGCACACGGAAGTGCATGCCTCGCGCGTGGTCATCGCCACGGGTTCACGGCCCTCGGTGCCGCCGCCGTTTCGTGCGCTGGGCGATCGCCTGGTGGTGAATGACGACGTCTTCGCCTGGGACGACTTGCCCCGCCGCGTGGCGGTGTTCGGGCCTGGCGTGATCGGGCTGGAACTGGGCCAGGCACTGGCGCGTTTGGGCGTTGAGGTGCGGGTCTTCGGGGTCAGCGGCAGCCTGGGTGGCATCAGCGACCCGCAAGTGCGGCATAGCGCCCGCAAGATCTTCCAGCGCGAGTTCTACCTGGATCCGGACGCTCGCGTGCTGGAAACCACGCGGGTGGGTGACGAGGTGGAAGTGCGCTATATCACGCTGGACAACAGCGAGCGCATCGAACGCTTCGACTACGCGCTGGTCGCGACCGGCCGCCGCGCCAACGTGGACGGCCTGGGCCTGGAAAACACGTCGCTGGAACTGAACGTGCACGGCGTGCCGGTGTTCGATCGCGAAACGATGCAAGCCGGCGATTCCGCCATCTTCATCGCCGGAGACGCCAACGCCGACGCACCCTTGCTGCACGAAGCCGCGGACGAAGGCCGCATCGCCGGCGAAAACGCCGCGCGCTTTCCCGAACTGCGCAAGGGCCTGCGCCGCGCGCCGTTGGCCGTGGTGTTCTCCGACCCGCAGATTGCCTTGGCGGGCCAGGGCTACGGCCGCCTGATTCCCGGCACCTTTGTGGTGGGCGAAGTGGACTTCAGCGACCAGGGCCGTTCGCGGGTCATGCTGAAGAACAAGGGCATGCTGCACGTGTACGCCGACATCGCGTCGGGCCGTTTCCTGGGCGCCGAAATGGTCGGCCCCAGCGCCGAGCACATCGGCCACTTGCTGGCCTGGGCCGTACAGCAGGAGCTGACTGTGGCGCGCATGCTGGAAATGCCGTTCTACCACCCCGTCATCGAAGAGGGGCTGCGCACGGCGCTGCGCGACGCGGCCGCGAAACTCGCCGCCGCCCGCGAATCGCTGCGCAACGAGACGTCGGAAAAAGAGACGGTTTAA